In a genomic window of Niallia taxi:
- a CDS encoding NADPH-dependent FMN reductase has product MGFFSKLFGTKQEEEQTMEKLNIGIILGSTREGRVSPQVGAWVKELADKRGDANYTVIDIADYKLPFLGEPGADASGAAAWSEIIAKQDGFVFIVQEYNHSITAALKNALDFLRDEWNNKAAGIVSYGSVGGARAAEHLRGILGELLVADVRVHPALSLFTDFENGTEFKPKEVQGESVNQMLDQVIPWSTALKTIRK; this is encoded by the coding sequence ATGGGTTTTTTCAGTAAACTATTTGGAACAAAACAAGAGGAGGAACAAACAATGGAAAAATTAAATATCGGTATTATACTTGGATCTACTAGAGAAGGACGTGTAAGTCCACAGGTTGGCGCATGGGTGAAGGAATTAGCAGATAAACGCGGTGATGCAAACTATACAGTTATTGATATCGCTGATTATAAATTGCCATTCTTAGGTGAGCCAGGTGCGGATGCTTCAGGAGCTGCTGCTTGGTCTGAAATTATCGCGAAACAAGACGGCTTCGTATTTATCGTGCAAGAATACAACCACTCTATTACAGCAGCATTGAAAAATGCTTTAGACTTCCTTCGTGATGAATGGAATAACAAAGCTGCAGGTATTGTTTCTTACGGTTCAGTTGGTGGCGCTCGTGCAGCAGAGCATCTGCGTGGAATACTAGGAGAATTGCTTGTGGCAGATGTTCGTGTACACCCAGCATTGTCTTTATTCACTGATTTTGAAAATGGGACAGAATTCAAACCGAAAGAAGTTCAAGGAGAGTCAGTTAACCAAATGCTAGACCAAGTAATACCATGGTCAACTGCATTGAAAACTATCCGTAAATAA
- the guaD gene encoding guanine deaminase translates to MINYTYIFHGTAFTSYSPEKVNILENHLFFVNDNGIIEKIVSPEQEDYTSLLAKHQEEANFHQLEDGQYFLPGFVDLHVHAPQWAQSGTALDLPLYDWLHTYTFPLEAKYADLAFAKTVYEDLVSTLLANGTTTVLYFATVHKEASLLLAEICARKGQRGLVGKVVMDDPDQNPDYYRDADPKTAIKDTEEFILAMKDLAKEVKQGVYPVVTPRFIPSCSDEALKGLGELAAKYDTHIQSHCSESDWAHQYVKDRFQKNDAFALHDFGLLGDKSVMAHSNFLDDKDAELFASTGTAISHCPLSNAYFANSVLPLKRFQAMGIDVGLGTDISAGATPSIYDNAKQAVVSSRMLEDGVSTALCTEERGVADSRISIHEAFYLATAGGGESLSLPIGKLEENYTWDVQIIDTKTPSAKLPIFDAHEALDDIFQKIIYLVRPENIKEVWVQGERVHSRV, encoded by the coding sequence ATTATTAATTATACGTATATTTTTCATGGGACCGCATTTACCAGTTACTCTCCTGAAAAAGTAAATATTTTGGAGAATCATCTCTTTTTTGTAAATGACAATGGGATAATCGAAAAGATTGTTAGTCCTGAACAAGAGGATTACACATCCCTTTTAGCTAAACATCAAGAAGAAGCTAACTTTCATCAGTTGGAAGATGGCCAATATTTCTTACCTGGTTTTGTCGATTTACATGTTCACGCTCCGCAATGGGCTCAATCAGGTACTGCCCTGGATCTTCCGCTGTATGATTGGCTGCATACGTATACCTTTCCACTTGAAGCAAAATATGCGGATTTGGCATTTGCCAAAACTGTGTATGAGGATTTAGTTAGTACATTACTCGCTAACGGAACCACTACTGTCCTGTATTTTGCGACAGTCCACAAGGAAGCAAGCTTGTTATTAGCAGAAATTTGTGCAAGAAAGGGTCAACGCGGTCTTGTTGGAAAGGTAGTCATGGATGATCCAGACCAAAATCCAGATTACTACCGAGATGCAGATCCAAAAACAGCTATAAAAGATACGGAGGAGTTTATCCTTGCAATGAAGGATTTAGCCAAGGAAGTAAAGCAAGGTGTCTACCCTGTTGTAACTCCGCGTTTTATCCCGAGCTGTTCAGATGAAGCATTGAAAGGACTTGGTGAGCTTGCAGCTAAATACGACACTCATATCCAGTCACATTGCAGTGAAAGTGATTGGGCTCATCAATATGTGAAGGATAGATTCCAGAAAAATGATGCCTTCGCACTTCATGACTTCGGATTGTTAGGCGATAAATCTGTCATGGCACATAGTAATTTCCTTGATGACAAGGATGCTGAATTGTTCGCTAGCACTGGTACCGCCATTAGCCACTGTCCACTCTCAAACGCATACTTTGCCAACAGTGTATTGCCGTTGAAAAGGTTTCAAGCGATGGGAATCGATGTAGGGCTTGGAACAGACATTTCAGCAGGTGCTACACCGAGTATTTATGACAATGCCAAACAAGCAGTCGTCTCGTCTAGAATGCTAGAGGATGGTGTCAGTACCGCTCTTTGTACAGAAGAACGTGGCGTGGCAGATTCTCGTATTTCCATTCATGAAGCCTTTTATTTAGCTACTGCTGGCGGTGGTGAAAGCTTAAGCCTGCCTATTGGAAAATTAGAAGAAAACTATACGTGGGACGTCCAAATTATTGATACAAAGACGCCATCAGCAAAGCTTCCTATTTTTGATGCTCATGAAGCTTTAGATGACATTTTCCAAAAGATCATTTATCTTGTTCGCCCAGAAAACATTAAAGAGGTTTGGGTTCAAGGGGAAAGAGTTCATTCTCGAGTGTAA
- a CDS encoding nucleobase:cation symporter-2 family protein has translation MAKGMKENMTGEKENISVGKSIFLGLQQVLAMDLFIPPIILAGLLSFSVSDSALLIQMTFIACGIATIIQAGFAMRLPVMQGPSFVPLSALAAIGTTSGIGAMIGSLIPGALIVALLGYPLKVYSKVVRKIIPPIVAGTVIVVVGLSLMPSAINSIYSAEGSFGENILIATITAAILIFCMYVGEKAKSKWKYIKVVSVVLALIIGSIIASFFGLVHFDSLKTAAWFQMPGLFSFGMPEFNLHAIIVMIVVYLIVTIETTGTWFTVSKVTGEELDDKRLNGGALGEGLGCFVGSFFGGTPVTGYSSNAGIIAITGVKSRKPIIVGGVILVLLGMMPKLTSLIACIPSVVVNSVFAILCVVIMMNGFKVIKDEAFTERNMLVIGVPIMLALFAVLMPADVLAGLPEIVTYFVSSGTAIGAIAALVLNLVLPQKKDDKVKVNDVSMNVN, from the coding sequence ATGGCAAAAGGTATGAAGGAGAATATGACGGGAGAAAAAGAAAATATTTCCGTTGGTAAGTCGATATTTTTAGGGTTACAGCAAGTATTAGCAATGGATTTATTTATTCCGCCAATCATCTTGGCAGGCTTACTTTCATTTTCTGTATCAGATAGTGCTTTGTTGATTCAAATGACATTTATTGCTTGCGGTATTGCCACAATTATTCAAGCAGGATTTGCAATGAGGCTTCCTGTTATGCAAGGGCCGTCATTTGTGCCATTAAGTGCACTGGCAGCAATTGGCACAACATCTGGTATTGGGGCGATGATTGGCAGTTTAATACCAGGTGCGTTAATCGTTGCTTTATTAGGTTATCCGCTTAAGGTTTATAGTAAGGTCGTTAGAAAAATCATTCCACCTATCGTTGCAGGGACGGTGATTGTGGTTGTTGGACTTTCATTAATGCCAAGTGCCATTAATTCTATTTACTCAGCAGAAGGCAGCTTTGGAGAGAACATCCTTATTGCTACAATTACAGCTGCTATTCTTATATTTTGTATGTATGTTGGCGAAAAAGCGAAATCCAAATGGAAATATATTAAAGTTGTGTCCGTTGTATTAGCACTTATTATAGGTTCAATTATTGCTTCCTTCTTTGGATTAGTTCATTTTGATTCGCTTAAGACTGCTGCATGGTTCCAAATGCCAGGTCTATTTTCATTCGGTATGCCAGAGTTTAATCTCCATGCCATTATCGTTATGATCGTTGTTTACCTTATTGTCACTATAGAAACTACTGGAACTTGGTTTACTGTAAGTAAAGTAACTGGCGAAGAGCTAGATGACAAGCGTTTAAATGGTGGAGCACTTGGTGAAGGGTTAGGCTGTTTTGTTGGTTCCTTCTTTGGAGGAACACCCGTAACAGGTTATTCTTCTAATGCTGGTATTATTGCGATAACTGGAGTGAAGAGCCGTAAACCAATTATTGTAGGTGGAGTTATTTTAGTATTACTTGGCATGATGCCAAAGCTCACAAGCTTAATCGCATGTATTCCTAGTGTGGTTGTGAATAGCGTATTTGCGATTTTATGTGTTGTTATCATGATGAATGGTTTTAAAGTTATTAAAGATGAAGCATTCACTGAAAGAAATATGCTTGTTATCGGTGTCCCAATTATGCTTGCATTATTTGCTGTATTGATGCCTGCTGATGTGCTAGCAGGATTGCCGGAAATCGTTACTTATTTTGTATCATCTGGAACAGCTATTGGAGCAATTGCTGCATTGGTACTGAACCTAGTGTTACCACAGAAAAAAGACGATAAAGTTAAAGTTAATGATGTTTCCATGAACGTAAACTAG
- a CDS encoding aromatic ring-hydroxylating dioxygenase subunit alpha yields MQQDRLWNEWHPVCKAEELLEDPKQVFVLGERVAIFRNEKGVHAFKDLCIHRGAALSLGKVKNGNLVCAYHAWEYDCVGACVKIPALPNGRAIPKKAKATVYHCEEYLGLIWVNLGDNPSPLISYPEYNMENHRTVICGPYDVNANAPRIIENFLDVSHLMFVHEGLLGDEEHAEVVDYKVDFIDNRYITSKIPVYQPNPDGRSKGGYADYVYEILNPTTARFTKTSEGSDDALTILLIVNQAGNEQSQAYMLLTRNYDLDMPDEPFVEFQDTIFYQDLDIVQSQKPELLPLDLQAELHLKSDALTIAYRRWLNQLGVENGTTPVLERV; encoded by the coding sequence ATGCAACAGGATAGACTATGGAATGAATGGCATCCAGTATGTAAAGCAGAGGAGCTATTAGAAGATCCCAAGCAAGTATTTGTGCTTGGCGAAAGAGTCGCTATTTTCCGAAATGAAAAGGGAGTTCATGCCTTTAAGGATTTATGTATCCACCGTGGTGCTGCCCTTTCGCTTGGAAAGGTGAAAAACGGGAATTTAGTGTGTGCCTACCATGCTTGGGAATATGATTGTGTAGGAGCATGTGTAAAGATACCTGCCCTTCCAAATGGCAGAGCGATTCCAAAAAAGGCTAAAGCGACTGTTTATCATTGTGAAGAATATCTTGGGCTGATTTGGGTGAACTTAGGCGACAATCCGTCGCCGCTTATTTCTTATCCAGAATATAACATGGAGAATCACCGTACTGTCATTTGTGGCCCATATGATGTAAATGCAAACGCACCAAGAATTATCGAGAACTTTCTTGATGTGTCACATCTTATGTTCGTACATGAAGGCTTATTAGGAGACGAGGAACATGCGGAAGTAGTAGATTATAAAGTAGATTTTATCGATAATCGCTATATTACAAGCAAAATTCCTGTTTACCAGCCAAATCCAGATGGCCGTTCAAAAGGCGGGTATGCAGACTATGTATACGAAATCTTAAATCCAACAACAGCTCGATTTACGAAAACATCTGAAGGCTCTGATGATGCATTAACGATTCTGCTAATTGTTAATCAAGCGGGAAATGAACAATCACAGGCTTATATGCTGTTAACAAGAAACTATGATTTGGATATGCCTGACGAACCATTTGTTGAGTTCCAAGACACGATTTTTTATCAGGATCTTGATATTGTACAAAGTCAAAAACCAGAATTGCTTCCGTTAGATTTACAAGCGGAATTACATCTTAAATCAGATGCGTTAACAATTGCTTATCGCAGATGGTTAAATCAATTGGGTGTTGAGAATGGGACTACACCAGTATTAGAGAGAGTGTAA
- the licT gene encoding BglG family transcription antiterminator LicT: MKIEKILNNNAVISLKDNQEIIIIGRGIAFQKRAGDQIAEEQIDKIFTLENEDMMTNFKTLIADMPIEYMQLSEKIIAYAKMKLGKKLNESIYIHLTDHIYYAVDRFKNHLPIKNGLLWEIRQLYRDEYEVGLEALNMICDQFGVILPEDEAGFLALHFINAELNEEMPVVHDMTKIMQEILTLVRYHFKIDFNENSLHFYRFITHLKFFAQRLVKGNHYNSSTDDDLYQVIQMKYPDAHTCALKIKKFIESMYTYVLTDEEMIYLTIHIERVVKSNNDK, translated from the coding sequence GTGAAAATCGAGAAAATATTAAACAACAATGCGGTTATCTCTTTAAAAGATAATCAAGAAATTATTATCATTGGTCGCGGGATAGCTTTTCAAAAGCGAGCTGGTGATCAGATTGCTGAAGAGCAAATTGATAAAATTTTCACTTTAGAAAACGAAGATATGATGACGAATTTCAAAACCTTGATAGCTGATATGCCGATTGAATATATGCAATTATCAGAGAAGATTATTGCTTATGCAAAGATGAAGCTTGGTAAGAAATTAAACGAAAGCATTTATATTCATTTAACAGACCATATTTATTATGCGGTGGATCGCTTTAAGAACCACCTTCCAATAAAAAATGGATTACTTTGGGAAATTAGACAACTGTATAGAGATGAGTATGAGGTAGGACTAGAAGCATTGAATATGATTTGTGATCAATTTGGTGTAATCTTGCCAGAGGATGAAGCAGGATTTTTGGCACTTCACTTCATCAACGCTGAGTTGAATGAAGAGATGCCAGTTGTTCATGATATGACAAAAATCATGCAGGAAATCTTAACACTTGTAAGGTATCACTTTAAAATTGATTTTAATGAAAATTCGCTGCATTTCTACCGCTTTATTACACATCTTAAGTTTTTTGCGCAGCGTTTAGTGAAAGGTAATCACTATAACAGCTCAACAGATGACGATTTATATCAAGTAATTCAAATGAAATACCCTGATGCACATACATGTGCCCTGAAAATAAAGAAATTTATTGAAAGCATGTATACCTATGTGTTAACAGACGAAGAAATGATTTATTTAACCATCCATATAGAACGAGTTGTCAAAAGCAATAATGACAAATAG
- a CDS encoding beta-glucoside-specific PTS transporter subunit IIABC, which produces MSNTKLANDIVDLVGKEENISSLVHCATRLRFKLNDSSKANKEALQNLDGVLSVVESGGQFQVVIGSHVPEVYKEINKIANIGSSEQAPANAPKQGIGAQIFEVISRSFSPLIGALAGAGMLKAILTVLTMSGLLSTTSGTYSILSAAGNAVFYFLPILLGITISTKLGANPYVGGTIGAALLEPNFTGLMTETSNVSSFIGIPVVLMDYSSTVFPVFIAICIYALLDKFLKKIIHKDLQLFLVPMLSLMIIVPLTVLAFGPFGVYVGNWIGDGISFLSSKSGWLAGAVMGAGWTFLTILGLHWGLVPLILQNLAEGYDPLMAMLSAAVFAQMGLAVGIFLKAKDKKVKTVAGSTFLPAALAGVTEPIIYGLLLRNKRTIPFVAIAGAIGGGISGALGNKAMSFAFPAFLTIPAYTPIVSFIIPMLIAFVIALVLVLVLGFEDKKNKEEVQEEVAVKEVEKVEVPSQPLLKQEVILSPLTGSVLPLSEVDDVVFASEAMGKGIAIEPTVGKAVSPVNGTITTIFPTGHAIGITSTDGVEILIHIGINTVQLNGQHYTPHVKQDDVVKQGDVLVEFDIEKIKEAGYPVTTPVIITNTGQYAEVVGTMEENIVQSEKLLTVIV; this is translated from the coding sequence ATGAGTAATACTAAACTTGCTAATGACATTGTCGATTTAGTAGGCAAAGAAGAAAATATCTCAAGCCTTGTTCACTGTGCAACACGCTTGCGTTTCAAATTAAACGATAGCAGCAAAGCGAACAAAGAAGCTTTGCAAAACTTAGACGGGGTGCTTAGTGTTGTAGAAAGTGGCGGCCAGTTCCAAGTAGTAATTGGCAGCCATGTTCCAGAAGTTTATAAAGAGATAAATAAGATTGCCAATATTGGCAGTTCAGAGCAAGCTCCAGCAAATGCACCGAAGCAAGGAATTGGTGCACAGATTTTTGAAGTTATCTCACGCAGCTTCTCTCCATTAATTGGAGCACTTGCTGGTGCAGGTATGTTAAAAGCAATCTTAACGGTCTTAACAATGTCAGGGCTGTTATCAACAACAAGTGGTACGTACTCGATTCTGTCTGCGGCCGGAAATGCAGTATTCTATTTCCTTCCGATTCTTTTAGGGATTACGATTTCTACTAAACTTGGTGCAAATCCATATGTTGGTGGAACAATTGGGGCAGCGTTACTTGAGCCTAATTTCACTGGGTTAATGACAGAGACAAGCAATGTGTCTAGCTTTATTGGAATTCCAGTTGTACTAATGGATTATTCCTCAACCGTATTCCCTGTGTTTATTGCGATTTGTATTTATGCACTTTTAGATAAATTCTTAAAGAAAATTATTCATAAAGACCTGCAGTTATTCTTAGTACCAATGCTTTCTTTAATGATTATTGTCCCATTAACTGTGTTGGCATTCGGTCCATTTGGAGTGTATGTAGGAAACTGGATTGGTGATGGAATTAGCTTCTTAAGTTCGAAGAGTGGTTGGTTAGCAGGTGCTGTTATGGGTGCAGGCTGGACATTCTTAACAATACTTGGACTTCACTGGGGTCTTGTGCCGCTTATCCTTCAGAATTTGGCAGAAGGTTATGATCCATTAATGGCGATGCTTTCTGCAGCTGTATTCGCCCAAATGGGATTAGCAGTTGGTATTTTCTTGAAAGCAAAAGACAAAAAGGTCAAAACAGTTGCTGGTTCAACTTTCTTGCCAGCAGCATTAGCAGGTGTAACAGAACCAATTATCTATGGTCTATTGCTTCGTAATAAAAGAACAATTCCGTTTGTGGCGATTGCTGGAGCAATCGGAGGGGGAATTAGTGGCGCGCTTGGAAATAAAGCAATGTCATTTGCTTTCCCAGCCTTCTTAACAATCCCAGCGTACACACCAATTGTTTCCTTTATCATTCCGATGCTAATTGCCTTTGTCATTGCTTTAGTACTAGTATTAGTACTTGGTTTTGAAGATAAAAAGAATAAAGAAGAAGTTCAAGAAGAAGTAGCTGTAAAAGAAGTAGAAAAGGTAGAAGTGCCTTCCCAGCCACTTTTAAAACAAGAAGTAATTCTTAGTCCATTAACAGGATCTGTTCTTCCATTATCAGAAGTCGATGATGTTGTATTTGCTTCTGAAGCAATGGGAAAAGGGATAGCGATTGAGCCAACAGTTGGGAAAGCTGTTTCTCCAGTGAACGGGACTATTACAACTATTTTCCCAACAGGTCATGCGATTGGTATTACGTCAACAGATGGAGTAGAAATATTAATTCATATTGGTATAAACACTGTTCAATTGAATGGGCAGCACTATACACCGCATGTTAAACAAGATGATGTAGTAAAACAAGGCGATGTGTTAGTAGAGTTTGATATTGAAAAAATTAAAGAAGCTGGCTATCCGGTAACAACGCCTGTGATTATTACAAACACAGGTCAGTATGCAGAGGTAGTTGGAACAATGGAAGAAAATATTGTCCAATCTGAAAAATTATTAACTGTTATTGTATAA
- a CDS encoding glycoside hydrolase family 1 protein has product MTSTFKFPEGFLWGGATAANQLEGASNEGGKGLNTPDVLPGGKVRLKVLSDPGFDFELDTEKYTYPNHEAIDFYHRYKEDIALFAEMGFKTFRMSIAWSRIFPNGNELTPNEEGLAFYDRVFDELLKYNIEPVVTISHYELPIHLVKEYGGWRSRELVTFFERYVTVLFNRYKDKVKYWMTFNEINSSLHMPILGLGFAIQSEEDRYQPTFQAYHHQFVASARAVQLCHEIIPGAQIGCMLVYLPTYSVDSNPENVLFALQEEQIFNYFCGDVQVRGHYPAFIKRYFKEHNIELDIQDGDLELIKENTVDYVALSYYMSRTEKKDKKPEEVGQGNILGGIKNSFLKASDWGWEIDPTGLRISLNQLYDRYEKPLFVVENGLGAYDKVEEDGTINDDYRIDYLSEHIKAMGEAVQDGVELMGYTPWGCIDLVSASTGEMSKRYGFIYVDKHDDGSGTLERSKKKSFDWFKNVIATNGEEL; this is encoded by the coding sequence ATGACATCAACATTTAAGTTCCCAGAAGGCTTTCTTTGGGGCGGAGCTACAGCAGCAAACCAATTAGAAGGTGCATCTAATGAAGGCGGAAAAGGACTAAATACACCAGACGTGTTGCCAGGTGGAAAAGTTCGCTTAAAAGTACTTTCAGATCCAGGCTTTGACTTTGAGCTGGACACAGAGAAGTATACATACCCAAATCATGAGGCAATCGACTTCTATCACCGTTATAAAGAAGATATCGCACTTTTCGCAGAAATGGGATTCAAGACATTCCGTATGTCTATTGCTTGGTCAAGGATTTTCCCAAATGGTAATGAGCTTACTCCAAACGAGGAAGGCTTAGCATTCTATGACCGTGTATTTGATGAGCTACTAAAATACAATATTGAACCAGTTGTGACAATTTCTCACTATGAATTGCCGATTCATCTAGTAAAAGAATATGGTGGCTGGAGAAGCCGTGAATTAGTAACATTCTTTGAGCGTTATGTAACTGTTTTATTCAACCGTTACAAAGACAAAGTAAAATACTGGATGACATTTAATGAAATCAACAGCAGCCTTCATATGCCAATCCTTGGCTTAGGGTTTGCAATCCAAAGCGAAGAAGACCGTTACCAGCCAACATTCCAAGCATATCATCATCAGTTTGTAGCAAGTGCAAGAGCGGTTCAGCTTTGCCATGAAATCATTCCTGGTGCACAAATTGGCTGTATGCTTGTTTATCTGCCAACATATTCAGTAGATTCCAATCCAGAAAATGTTCTTTTCGCATTGCAAGAAGAACAAATCTTTAATTATTTCTGTGGAGATGTGCAAGTGCGAGGTCATTATCCAGCATTCATTAAGCGCTACTTCAAAGAACATAATATTGAGCTAGATATTCAAGACGGCGATTTAGAGCTGATTAAAGAAAATACTGTTGATTATGTAGCACTGAGCTACTATATGTCACGTACAGAAAAGAAAGACAAAAAACCAGAAGAAGTCGGCCAAGGAAATATCTTGGGCGGAATCAAAAATTCCTTCTTGAAAGCAAGTGATTGGGGCTGGGAAATTGATCCTACTGGATTAAGAATCTCACTAAACCAATTATATGATCGCTATGAAAAACCATTATTCGTTGTCGAAAACGGATTAGGTGCTTATGATAAAGTAGAAGAAGACGGAACTATTAACGATGATTACCGTATTGATTACTTAAGTGAGCATATTAAAGCAATGGGAGAAGCAGTACAAGATGGTGTTGAGCTTATGGGCTATACACCGTGGGGCTGTATCGACCTAGTAAGTGCTTCAACAGGCGAAATGTCAAAACGCTACGGTTTCATCTATGTAGATAAACATGATGATGGAAGCGGAACTTTAGAGCGCAGCAAGAAAAAATCATTTGACTGGTTCAAAAATGTGATTGCCACAAATGGTGAAGAGCTATAA
- a CDS encoding polysaccharide deacetylase family protein, with protein MVKYSAVIWMLVLFFLPSQAWAQQKVPILIYHSIDEFKGQGSKELYVTPENFEKQMIYLRDHGFTLLTFEHWQDTSKVKKPIFLTFDDGYKNNMKVYSIFEKLETDQFRPTATFFVISDFIGRSNRLSKTELKKLADSGMVSVQSHTATHPDLTKITNYKEELEGARDAIKSITGKPVIAVAYPYGSFNSKVMEEAKKYYSFGLSTTPQYYSENGLKNELFLLPRIYIKYSTSISDFEKIVNGG; from the coding sequence ATGGTGAAATATTCGGCAGTTATATGGATGCTTGTGTTATTTTTTCTTCCTTCTCAAGCTTGGGCGCAGCAAAAGGTGCCAATCCTTATATATCACTCTATCGATGAATTTAAAGGTCAAGGCTCTAAGGAGCTATATGTAACACCTGAAAACTTTGAAAAACAAATGATATATTTACGAGACCATGGTTTTACGTTATTAACATTCGAACATTGGCAGGACACTTCAAAGGTTAAAAAGCCAATTTTTCTTACGTTTGATGATGGATACAAAAACAATATGAAAGTTTATTCTATCTTTGAAAAGTTGGAAACAGACCAGTTTCGACCGACTGCTACATTTTTTGTTATCTCAGACTTTATCGGCCGTTCCAACCGCCTATCAAAGACTGAATTGAAAAAGCTGGCTGATAGTGGAATGGTCTCTGTCCAATCACATACGGCGACACATCCCGACTTAACGAAGATAACAAATTATAAGGAAGAGCTGGAGGGTGCAAGAGATGCTATTAAGAGTATTACAGGCAAACCAGTTATAGCAGTAGCCTATCCATACGGCAGCTTTAACAGCAAAGTGATGGAGGAAGCGAAAAAATATTATTCATTCGGATTAAGTACAACACCCCAATATTATTCCGAGAATGGTCTTAAAAACGAGTTGTTTCTACTGCCGCGTATATATATTAAGTACTCCACTTCAATCAGTGATTTTGAAAAAATAGTAAACGGTGGATAG